In the Neomonachus schauinslandi chromosome 13, ASM220157v2, whole genome shotgun sequence genome, one interval contains:
- the LOC110581516 gene encoding olfactory receptor 13C7 — MESANQTISVTEFIFLGLSDHPKLEKTFFVLILLMYIVILLGNGVLILVTVSVSCLHTPMYYFLGNLSFLDICYTTSSVPLILDSFLTPRKTISFSACAVQMFLSFAMGATECVLLGMMAFDRYVAICNLLRYPVVMSKAAYVPMAVSSWAAGSMTAMVQTSLAMRLPFCGDNVINHFTCEILAVLKLACTDISINVISMGVTNVIFLGVPVLFIFVSYIFILATILRIPSAEGRKKTFSTCSAHLAVVVVFYGTILFMYGKPKSKDPLGADKQDVSDKLTSLFYGVVTTMLNPIIYSLRNKDVKAAVKNLVSQKCFTQ; from the coding sequence ATGGAAAGTGCCAACCAGACCATCTCTGTGACAGAGTTTATTTTCCTGGGCCTCTCAGACCACCCAAAGCTAGAGAAAACGTTCTTTGTGCTCATCCTCCTGATGTATATAGTGATCCTGCTGGGCAATGGGGTCCTCATCCTGGTGACTGTGTCTGTCTCCTGCctgcacacacccatgtactacTTCCTGGGGAACCTCTCCTTCCTGGATATCTGCTACACAACCTCCTCAGTCCCCCTTATTCTCGACAGCTTCCTGACCCCCAGGAAAACCATCTCCTTCTCCGCCTGTGCCGTGcagatgtttctttcctttgccaTGGGAGCCACAGAGTGTGTGCTTCTGGGCATGATGGCATTTGATCGCTATGTGGCCATCTGTAACCTCCTTAGGTATCCTGTGGTCATGAGCAAGGCTGCCTATGTGCCCATGGCTGTCAGCTCCTGGGCAGCTGGAAGCATGACTGCCATGGTGCAAACATCCTTAGCAATGCGACTGCCCTTCTGTGGGGACAATGTCATCAACCACTTCACCTGTGAGATCCTGGCTGTCCTGAAGTTGGCTTGTACTGACATCTCCATCAATGTGATCAGTATGGGAGtgacaaatgtgatttttctggGGGTCCCAGTTCTGTTCATCTTTGTCTCCTATATCTTCATCCTCGCCACCATCTTAAGGATCCCCTCAGCTGAGGGGAGGAAAAAGACCTTCTCCACCTGCTCTGCCCACCTTGCAGTGGTGGTTGTCTTCTATGGGACCATCCTCTTCATGTATGGGAAGCCGAAATCCAAGGACCCCCTGGGGGCAGACAAGCAGGATGTTTCAGACAAGCTCACCTCCCTCTTCTATGGGGTGGTGACCACCATGCTCAACCCCATCATCTACAGCCTCAGGAACAAGGACGTGAAGGCTGCTGTGAAGAATCTGGTGAGTCAGAAATGCTTTACCCAGTGA